AATTGCTGCACTGCCGCCGCCATCGCGGCGCGGTCGTTGGTCACCACGCTTGGCACGCCTTGATCCGATACATCTTGCAAGATCCCGACCAGTGGCAGACCTGCTGCGGTCAGGCTGCGCGCCCCCTGTGCCGGCAGGAACGAGGCCAGCGTCAGCGCCCCCGCAATCGTACCGCCATAGGCCAGGTCCAGAATATGCCGCTCGACCGCTTCGCTGCGATCAAGGTTGGCGACCATCAGATTGAATCCTTCGGCGGTCAGTGCGGCGGCGACGCCCTCTAGCACGGCGGGAACGATTTGCGATGCGCCCCCCATCAGCGGCCCCGGCAACACGATCATCATCATGCGCGAGCTGCCCCGGCGCAGGTTCTGCGCAACGGCATTGGGCGTATAGCCGATCTGCGCCGCCGCGGCCATAATCCGGTCCCGGGTCTTTTTGCTGACCCGATCCGGCTGTGTCAGCGCCCGGCTGACGGTCGAGATGGCGACCCCCGCCAGCTCGGCCACATCGCGCATCAGAACGGTGCCGGTCTCGGCACCGCTTTCAAGGGTCGACTGTGGGTGATCTTGATCCATCACGGCCTCATGCGCACAGAAATTAGGCAAATAAATGCCCGATCCTTGGCGGGGCACCGACCGGAACAATCTTATGTAACGCAATGATTGCGTGCTTGGCAAACGTTTGCGTAAGAATGGCAAACGTTTGCCAATATAGATTCGGCGCAGATGCCGGTCTCTTACGCGAAAGGTGCCCGATGCAGCGGCTGAACTTTGGTGTCGATCTGATCACGTTCTTTCACCCCGGTTTTTGGGGCGTATCGACCCATGATGACATCCTGACATTGGCCGAGGCTGACCCGACCGCCTTTTGGACAAAGCTGCTGGATGCCGCGCAGGCCGCTGGCGTCACCGGGATCGAGCTGACCTTTGCCCCCCTGTCGTGGGAGGGTGCGATCCGCGCCTTTGGCACCCGCGAGGCCTTTCAACACGAGGTGCAATCGCGCGGCCTGCAAATCTGCAGCGGCTTTTTCGCCGAGATGGAGCCCGCCGGCGATATCACCGACCCCGCGGTCGAGGCACATCTGACCGCCCGCGCCGAAAGCTATGCCCAATTCCTTGCCGCCTGCGGTGCCGATATCATGGTGGTTGGCCTGCCCCTGCGCGCCAGTCCCGAAACTCGCTCCGCGCAGTTCTTTGATCTGGCGCAGGCGGATAAGATCGCAGGCTTTCTCAACCGCCTCGGGGCCGCCATCTCGCAATATGGCGTCAGGCTTGCCCTGCATACCGAGGCGCATTCCCTGTTCGCCGCGCCCCGCGATGTCGATCTGATGCTGCTGCTGACCGATCCGGCCTATGTCCATCTGTGCCCCGATACCGCGCATATCATTCTGGCGGGCGGCGATCCGGTCCAATTGGTCGACCGCCACCACGACCGCATGATCATCGCCCATTGGAAAGACGCCCTTGGCCCGATGCCGCGCGATACGGTGATCGACCAGCATATCCACGATGCGCACCGCCCGTGGTTCTGCCCGCTGGGCACCGGCCGCGTCGATTGGCCCGCCTGGGCGCGTCTGCTGCAGCGGCGCGACTTCCGGGGTTGGGCGATTTTGGAGCTCGACGCCTCGGCCAATCCCGTCGCCGATATCGCGCAGGGCCTGACATTGGTGCGCCAATCGCTTTTGCCGACCCTTTCATAAGTAAAAACCGCCCCGAACGGGCAGCCCAACAGGAGAGACGAATGAAAACCAATACACTGCTGATCGCCGCATCCGCACTGGCCCTGTCGGCCAGCCTCGCGCGTGCACAGGACCTGCCGGCCGAGGTCTTTACCTCGTGGACATCGGGCGGCGAGGCCCTTGCGGTCGAGGCGATCCGCACCGAATTCGAAGCGCGCGGCGGCACATGGGAAACCGCCTCGATCGCCGGTTTTGAAAACGCGAATGCAGCGTTCCAGAACCGAGTCATCGCGGGCGATCCGCCCACCGTGCGCCAGTCGGTGCTGGGCTTGGACGCGGCCGAGCTGGTCGAATCCGGTCTGGCCAATAGCCTGCAATCCGTCGCCGATGCGCAGAACTGGGCGGGCGTCATGGCGCCGTCGGTGCTCGATTCGATCTCGTATAATGGGGAAATTTTCCTCGCCCCCGTCGGCATCCACGGCGAAAGCTGGATGTTCTATTCGATGCCGGTGTTCGAAGCGAACGGCATTACCGCCGCGCCAACCACATGGGACGAATTCTTTGCCGCGATGGACACGCTGCAAGCCGCTGGCATCACGCCGATCGCCTGGGGCGGCCAAGCCTGGCAAGAGGCCAAGGTTTTCAACATGGTGCTGCTGTCGCAAGTCGGCAACGAAGACTTCCTGAAAATCTTCCAAGAGGGCGACGAGGCGGTTCTGACCTCGGACGCCATCGTCACTGCGCTGGAGATCTTTGGCCGCCTGCGTGATTATGTGGATGCGGGCGCGGCGGGCCGCAACTGGAATGATGCGACCAATATGGTCATTCAGGGCCAGGCGGGCGTGCAGTTCATGGGCGATTGGGCCAAGGGCGAATTCGCCAATGCGGGCCTGATTGCAGGTCAGGATTACGGCTGCGCGCTGGCGCCGGCCTCGACCGGTATGCTGTTCGTCGCGGACGGCTTCTTGATGATGAAGACCGGCGATGCGGCGCAGGACGCGGCCCAACTGCTGATGGCCGAGGTCGCCACCGACCCTGCTGTGCAGGTTGCTTTCGCGCAGGCCAAAGGCTCGATCCCCGTGCGCACCGATGTCGATACCTCGGCGCTGGATGTCTGCGCACAGCAGGCGATGACGATGATGAACGACGGCCTGTTCGTGCCCGAACATGCGATCACCGTCACCCCCGATATGGTCGGCCAATTCACGGATTTTGTTGGCGAATATTTCGCTGACCCGTCCTATGACGCGGCATCCGCGGCCGAGGACCTTGCGGATATCTTCCGCCGTTAATCAACCCCGGCCCGCCGCGCAACTGCACGGCGGGCCGCCCTGTTTTCCAAAGGATCGGCGATGCGATTTGGCAAATGGCGCCTTCGCGCTGCGCAATTGGCGCTTTCACCGACGTGGCTGACGGTCATCGTGGTCTATCTGGGCACGATGGCATGGACGGTCGCGCTCTCGTTCACCAATTCGCGGCTATTGCCCAGCTGGGACTGGGCGGGTTTTGCGCAGTACCAACGGCTGTTCGACACGTCGAAATGGAACCTCGCGCTGCAAAATCTGGTGATTTTCGGCGTGCTTTACGTGTTTGGCTGCCTTGTGCTGGGGTTCTTGCTGGCCGCAGCGCTGGATCGTCGCGTCCGGTTTGAAAGCGCCTTTCGCACGCTGTTCCTGTATCCCTATGCCATGTCCTTTGTGGTCACGGGCCTGATCTGGCAGTGGCTGATGAACCCGACGCTGGGCATTCAGCCGACGTTCCAAGGCATGGGCTGGGAAAACTTCCGCTTTGACTGGGTGACAAACCGCACGATGGCGATCTATGCCGTGGTGCTGGCGGGTATCTGGCAAGGTTCGGGCCTTGTGATGGTGCTGGCGCTGGCCGGTATGCGCGGGATTGACGCCGAGCAATGGCGCGCCGCCCGTATCGACGGCATCCCCGTGTGGCGTGTCTATCTGTCGATCATCCTGCCGCAGCTTGGCCCGGCGATGGCCGCGGCCGCCACATTGCTGTCGATGGGGGTGATCAAAACCTATGATCTGGTGATCGCGCTGACCAAGGGGGGCCCCGGCTCCTCGACCGAAGTGCCCGCCAAATTCATCATGGATAATATGTTCCAGCGCCAGAACCTTGGCCTTGCCACCGCAGCGGCGGTCGTTCTGCTGCTGTCCGTGGTACTGGTCGTCGCGCCGTTCCGCTATGCCGCCTATATCACCGCCAAACGCCGCGCAGGTCAGCTATGAGCCCTATCCAAAGCGGCCCCGCCCCGCGCAAAATCACCATTGGTCGCATCGGCCTTTACCTGTTCCTCATCTCGATGGTGGCGTTTTTCGCACTGCCGTTGTTCGTGATGCTGATCACCTCGCTGAAAACGGACGAGGAAATCCGCCTTGCCCGCATCTTTGCCCTGCCCGCCAGCCTGAACTTTTCAGCTTGGGCCACGGCATGGTCGGGGGCCTGCGCGGGCACCATCTGTAACGGCGTGCAGGCGGGCTTTTGGAACTCGATCCAGATCACCGTGCCTGCGGTTGCGATTTCGGTCATGCTGGGCGCGCTGAACGGCTATGCCCTGTCCTTTTGGCAACCAAAGGGCGGCAAGATCCTGTTCGCGCTGCTGATGGCGGGGGCGCTCGTGCCCTATCAGATCTTTCTTTACCCGATGGTGCGGGCGCTGGCTTCGGTCTCGCTGTATAACAGCCTGCCGGGCATCGTGCTGGTGCATGTGCTGTTCGGCCTGCCGCTGGTGACGCTGCTGTTTCGCAACTATTTCATCACCCTGCCGGTCGAGCTGTTCAAAGCCGCCCGGATCGACGGCGCGGGCTTTTGGCGCATCTTTTTCGAGATCATGCTGCCGATGTCCGTCCCGATGGTGGTGGTGGCCGCGATGCTGCAATTCACCGGCATCTGGAACGACTTCCTGCTGGGCCTTGTGTTCGCCGGCCCCGACAATCTGCCCATGACGGTGCAGTTGAACAATATCGTCAATACGACCACCGGCTCGCGCGCCTATAACGTCGATATGGCTGCGACCATGCTGACGGCGCTGGTGCCGCTGTCGATTTATTTCCTCTCCGGTCGCTGGTTCGTGCGTGGAATCGCCGCCGGTGCAGTCAAGGGATAGACCATGACCCCCATTACCCCTTCGGCCGTCTCGGTGCAGGATCTGCAAATCCGCTACGGCAATGCCACCGTCATCAACGGCCTGAACCTTGAAATCGCGCCGCGCGAATTTCTGGTGCTGCTTGGGCCATCGGGCTGCGGAAAATCGACGCTGCTGAACGCCATTGCGGGGCTGAACGATGTCGCGGGCGGCCAGATCCATATCTCGGGCAAGAATG
Above is a genomic segment from Ketogulonicigenium vulgare WSH-001 containing:
- a CDS encoding LacI family DNA-binding transcriptional regulator, which produces MDQDHPQSTLESGAETGTVLMRDVAELAGVAISTVSRALTQPDRVSKKTRDRIMAAAAQIGYTPNAVAQNLRRGSSRMMMIVLPGPLMGGASQIVPAVLEGVAAALTAEGFNLMVANLDRSEAVERHILDLAYGGTIAGALTLASFLPAQGARSLTAAGLPLVGILQDVSDQGVPSVVTNDRAAMAAAVQQLLDLGHRRFMYIAAPPGNYHEYQRFGGVLDALREAGLDARAVTRVEAGDSFLMGLQAGAIAAERFAAMAPQGRPTAILGSSDDAAIAFIGAAARLGLRVPEDVSVVGFDGSAVGAHTIPPLTTIAQPARAMGERAAYMLLEQARGGALPPLVTLDSRLILRGSIAAAPAI
- a CDS encoding sugar phosphate isomerase/epimerase family protein, whose amino-acid sequence is MQRLNFGVDLITFFHPGFWGVSTHDDILTLAEADPTAFWTKLLDAAQAAGVTGIELTFAPLSWEGAIRAFGTREAFQHEVQSRGLQICSGFFAEMEPAGDITDPAVEAHLTARAESYAQFLAACGADIMVVGLPLRASPETRSAQFFDLAQADKIAGFLNRLGAAISQYGVRLALHTEAHSLFAAPRDVDLMLLLTDPAYVHLCPDTAHIILAGGDPVQLVDRHHDRMIIAHWKDALGPMPRDTVIDQHIHDAHRPWFCPLGTGRVDWPAWARLLQRRDFRGWAILELDASANPVADIAQGLTLVRQSLLPTLS
- a CDS encoding ABC transporter substrate-binding protein; amino-acid sequence: MKTNTLLIAASALALSASLARAQDLPAEVFTSWTSGGEALAVEAIRTEFEARGGTWETASIAGFENANAAFQNRVIAGDPPTVRQSVLGLDAAELVESGLANSLQSVADAQNWAGVMAPSVLDSISYNGEIFLAPVGIHGESWMFYSMPVFEANGITAAPTTWDEFFAAMDTLQAAGITPIAWGGQAWQEAKVFNMVLLSQVGNEDFLKIFQEGDEAVLTSDAIVTALEIFGRLRDYVDAGAAGRNWNDATNMVIQGQAGVQFMGDWAKGEFANAGLIAGQDYGCALAPASTGMLFVADGFLMMKTGDAAQDAAQLLMAEVATDPAVQVAFAQAKGSIPVRTDVDTSALDVCAQQAMTMMNDGLFVPEHAITVTPDMVGQFTDFVGEYFADPSYDAASAAEDLADIFRR
- a CDS encoding carbohydrate ABC transporter permease — translated: MRFGKWRLRAAQLALSPTWLTVIVVYLGTMAWTVALSFTNSRLLPSWDWAGFAQYQRLFDTSKWNLALQNLVIFGVLYVFGCLVLGFLLAAALDRRVRFESAFRTLFLYPYAMSFVVTGLIWQWLMNPTLGIQPTFQGMGWENFRFDWVTNRTMAIYAVVLAGIWQGSGLVMVLALAGMRGIDAEQWRAARIDGIPVWRVYLSIILPQLGPAMAAAATLLSMGVIKTYDLVIALTKGGPGSSTEVPAKFIMDNMFQRQNLGLATAAAVVLLLSVVLVVAPFRYAAYITAKRRAGQL
- a CDS encoding carbohydrate ABC transporter permease, which translates into the protein MSPIQSGPAPRKITIGRIGLYLFLISMVAFFALPLFVMLITSLKTDEEIRLARIFALPASLNFSAWATAWSGACAGTICNGVQAGFWNSIQITVPAVAISVMLGALNGYALSFWQPKGGKILFALLMAGALVPYQIFLYPMVRALASVSLYNSLPGIVLVHVLFGLPLVTLLFRNYFITLPVELFKAARIDGAGFWRIFFEIMLPMSVPMVVVAAMLQFTGIWNDFLLGLVFAGPDNLPMTVQLNNIVNTTTGSRAYNVDMAATMLTALVPLSIYFLSGRWFVRGIAAGAVKG